CTATATATACAAAAACAAAGACACGTTTAAAGTTTTAGAACCAAAAGCCTTACCTGATTTTCAGGATCTTAGAGTAACCCTAGATACTCCAGAAGATCTAATCCGTATTGACGAGATCATAAAAAGACTCAATTACAAACTCCCCATCTTCGTTGAAGATGTCTTGGAAGTTTATCCTCTGGTGGTAAACCTAACTTTCTTATAAACATTATACCTTCCTTAATTTAAGAAACCTCAGTGCAACATCAAATAGACTGTTCTTGCTTAATCAGTTTTTGTTTTTCAAGTTCTATTACAATAGGAGAAGCGATAAACAATGAAGAGTAAGTTCCACTTATTATGCCAGTAAGAAGCACTATAGCAAATCCCTTGAGAGTTTCAGGTCCCCAAGCTATAAATGCTAGAACCACAAGTAATGTCGTGAAGGATGTTAGAACTGACCTAACTATAACTTGCCTTATGCTTTTGTTAACTACGTATTCAACCTCAGACGATTTTACAGCTTCAAAGTTTTCTCTTATTCTGTCATACACAACTACAGTGTCAGTTACTGAATATCCAAGTATTGTCAGTATTGCAGCAATTATTGATATATCCATTTCTATGTCAAACAGCAGGATCACGGTGAAAGCGATAAGAAGATCATGTATCAATGCTACAATTGCACCCAAACCGAATATGAAATCAAACCTAATACCAATATATATAAGTATTAAGGCTCCAACAACCAAGGAGAGTATCATTGCATTTCTGAAAAACTCTTGACTCAACCTAGGCCCAACAGTATTTTCACTTCTAATTATCACTTCTCTAAAGTTGTCTTGCAGAGCCTTCTTCACAGTTTCAACTTTATGAACATATTCCTCATCCACCCCTATACTGATAAGGAATATATTGTCCTTAGGGTCACCAACATAGGTAACATTCTTTGTAACCCCTGTAGAAACAATAACCCTTCTTACATCTTCTATTCCTATATTGTCGTTGATCTTCACTTCAAGCCTTGTTCCACCGGCAAAATCAATGCTTTGCCTAAAACCACCTTTTACAAAGAAAAGCACAATACCTATTAGCACTACAACTGATGATAGTCCTATGAAGTAAAACCTACGCTTAACAAAGTCTATATTCCTCAATGGTTCAAGAAAGTTAAACATACGAGCCTCCAACTACACCAATGCTGGTAAAAACCTTAGCCTCAGTTTTTGCACAACAAAGTCAGCCAAAAATCTCACCACAAATATTGACGTAAACAAAGACACAATTATACCCACAAGTAAGGTAGTGCCAAAACCTTTAATTGGTCCATAACCGTAGGTTGAGAGTATAAACGATGATATTATCACTGTAACGTGTGTATCTATGATAGTAACAAAAGCTTTATCAAACCCCACTTTCATAGCAGTCACTAGATCTTTACCATTTCTTATCTCCTCCTTTATCCTCTCAAACTGCAGGACATTAGCGTCAATAGCCATTCCAATGGTCAGAGCTAGCCCTGCGATACCTGGCAGAGTTAAAGTCGCTCTAAACAATGCAAGCCCCGCTAAAGTCAAAAAGAGGTTAAGGATGAGAGAAATCGTTGTGATAAACCCAAAGGTCTTGTAGTAGAATATAGCAAAAGCAAAGACTAGAAGGATACCTATAAGTGCTGCTCTTGTGCCTAGACTTATACTATCAGCACCTAAAGAAGGCCCTATGGCTCTAATTTCAATCTCCTTAAGCTTTACACTTAGAGCACCAGATTTCAAAACAGAAACAAGGCTATTAACTTCCTCAAGCGTAAATACTCCTGTTATTTGCCCCCTCCCACCAAGTATCTCAGTCTGAATAACTGGAGCACTCCTCACCCTACCATCAAGCACTATTGCAAGCCTTCTACCTACATTGTTCCTTGTTATCTCAGCAAATATATCCGCCCCCTCTAGTGTCAGAGAGAAATCAACAACTGGCCTTCCAAATTGATCCTGCCCTACCCTAGCATCGCTTATATAGCTCCCGTCAAGGACAACTTCCTTCTTAAGTATAATGAAGCCTTTCAGAACAGGAACCCCAAATTCGTCAGTCTCATAGTAGCCATAAATTTCATCATCAGATGGAACAACATTGTCTTTCAGAAACAAAGTGAGATCTGAAATCAAACCCTCGTTGTTAAGATACTTCCTATCAATACTGTTCATGTATTCATCATCAACAAACTTAAACTCAAGTTTTCCCGCCTTGCTTATCGCTTCCCTAGCCTGCGCTATACTTGATATTCCTGGAAGCTCAACAGAAATTCTATATCCACTCTCTCTCCTTATAACCGGATCTGCAACTCCAAATTGATCAAGCCTGTTCCTCAGAATCTCCAGAGATATACTCACCTGTGACTCCAGCTCTTTTTCATATTCCGAGACCACTTTCTCCATATCTCCCTCAAATCTATCAAGAAGAAAGTTAGTCATATCCACCGGATCTGGTTCAAGCGTTATGTAAATTCCACCTCTAAGGTCAAGTCCCATATTGAGAACTGTACTGTTTCTTAACTTCTTAATCTCGTTATACTTTTTCTTAAGCTCTGGTGAAAGCTTACTCACCTCCTCCATAGGTAGAGAAAGAAGTTCCTTATCCTCCTTCGGCACCACAAAATACCACTCGTAGGTAGGCCTAATGATAACTACCCCTAAAGCCAAAACTACAACTATCACAAAAAGCCTAATCCAATCCATAATATTCTCCAGTTGAGATTGATTATAAAAAATTTCTCCGCCTAGACTCCAATTTAAACTTCCATCTATTTCCCATTTCTTGAAATACCTCCACCTACTCAAGTAAAATTGGTTCACAAATGTTGAATAAACTGTTCAGATTGATCCCTGTGATAGTTTGTGCATTAATTCTTTCTACTATACGAACCTATGGTGTTCCTCCCTTTCTAAAGAATGAGAACGCTATAATAAGTTCAAAAGAGAAAATAACTCTATCAATAGAGCTACAAAACTTTAGCAGATGGCTACCAGATCTATCGGATTATAACATACTCAAGATCAGTTTCAAGGGAGTATACTCACCTAACAACTACGTAGAACTTGGCTTTGAGTTTCCTTACCTGAAGATTCTGGAAGCGAATGATAACGGAGTAATAGGTGATGTTAGGCTCTTCTCCAAATTTCTAACCTTTAACGAAACATTCTCGTTTATTGACACCTTTCTCTTTCAAAACGCTCTAACACTGCAACTTTCACTGGCTACTGGTGTAAAGAAAGAGGATAGCTACCGAAACATAGGGCTACAGAAAGGGCTATACTTTCCCCTGTCTTCAGGATACACAGACATAGAGATCGGTAACGCACTAACACTAGTAGGAAATATCTTCGCACTGTCTTTATACCTTTCCTTCATCTCCATCTCCTCAAAGATAGAACCTCCACTTGCATTCAATATAGAGAATGATAACCTTATAATAGGTAGCACATTTGAAGTATTCTGCTACTATTCAAAACATATCACCATTAAACTCTTTTCAGAAACAATCTACTACTTGCCAATCTCTGATAAGTCAAAATACGTAAACGCATTGATAACCGGCGGAGGACTATGGGTAAAAGTACTAGAAGCTCTAATCTTCAACCTAGGCTACTACCAAAACTTCTCCCCACCCATTGATATTGAAAGAACAACTAGTTGGATACTTTCCGGAAGTATTGGATTAAGACTGTAACATTACTCTAGCTCTTACAACCCTAACTATATCCTCAATCACTGATCTTCTATTAAGAGTGAATAGGTGTATTTTCTTAAACCCGTTATCAAATAGATCCATTATCTGCGATACAGCAACCTCTATCCCTAGCTTTTCCATATCCTCAGGAGAAGACAGAACACTATTAAACTTGTTGGTTAAATCGTCAGGAATTCTCGCTCCAACGCTTGTGGCAAACGAAAATATTTGCTTGAAGTTCGTTATAGGCATTATCCCAGGTATTACCTCATTGGTTATGCCCTTTTTCCTACATATATTGACAAATTTGTAAAAATATGAATTGTCAAAAAACATCTGAGTTATGGCAAAATCACCCCCTTCATCAAATTTCCGTTTAAGATATTCAACCTCTTTCTCAACATCGCGATATTCAGGATACCCCTCAGGATAGGCACTCACACCAATGCTGAAAGTACTACCAAACCTCTCCTTTATGAACCTTACAAACCCCAACGCGTTCTTAAAGTAAGCCTTTGATATATCAAAATCACCTACATCTTTAGGAATATCTCCTCTCAATGCAAGTATATTCTCCACGCCTATTTCAGCATAAGCCTGAAGTAAGTTTTCTATTTCTTCAGGTGAGTGAGTCAAAGAAGTCAGATGAGGCATCACTGGAATATCATACTTTTCCTTTATGAACTTAACCAAAGAAAATGTTTTCTCTCTTGTACTTCCCCCCGCACCATAGGTCACAGAAACAAAGTTCGGATTAAGCCTTTGATAAAAGGTAAACCCTTTCGTAAATTCTTCAAACGCCTTCTCCTCCTTAGGGGGAAAAAACTCAAGCGATATGCTATATTCACAACTTAGGAGAACGTTTTTTATTTTCATAAGTGCAAAATTCTACTCAAAATCAAAACACTTTTGCAACCTAAAACGGAGATTACCCAATATAAGTCAAGGAACTATAGTTACTCTTTACATAAAAGCTACCAGATATTTCATTTCAAAATCAATTCCTCTAATAAACTTCAGCAAACTTTAATGAAGTAGAAGTCACAACTAAGTTCTACCACTTTATCTAGTTTTAGCATTACATTCGTAGTAAGCTTACTATTAGCACATACACTCCCATCGCAAGAGAGTATGCTAAGCATATAGGGAGTGTAGCTGAGACTATCTGTTTCTCTTGTCCTTGAAGTCCTACAGCCGATGAGGCAACTGCTATGCTCTGAGGAGAAATCATTTTTCCAGCGGTTGCTCCAGAGGTGTTTGAAGCGGAAATCCAGACAGGGTCAAATCCTAAATTTTTGGCAGTTTCCTTCTGTAGGGCTCCCAACAAGATGTTTGAACTAGTATCACTACCTGTTATGAATGTTCCAATTGCCCCAATAAGTGGTGCAAAAAGAGGGTAAACATTGCCAGATAGTGCAGATATCAAGAGTGCGGTGCTTATTATCATTCCAGTATTTCCCATAACCTTAGCAAGGACAACAATACTTACTATCGTTA
This window of the Brevinematia bacterium genome carries:
- the secF gene encoding protein translocase subunit SecF, with amino-acid sequence MFNFLEPLRNIDFVKRRFYFIGLSSVVVLIGIVLFFVKGGFRQSIDFAGGTRLEVKINDNIGIEDVRRVIVSTGVTKNVTYVGDPKDNIFLISIGVDEEYVHKVETVKKALQDNFREVIIRSENTVGPRLSQEFFRNAMILSLVVGALILIYIGIRFDFIFGLGAIVALIHDLLIAFTVILLFDIEMDISIIAAILTILGYSVTDTVVVYDRIRENFEAVKSSEVEYVVNKSIRQVIVRSVLTSFTTLLVVLAFIAWGPETLKGFAIVLLTGIISGTYSSLFIASPIVIELEKQKLIKQEQSI
- the secD gene encoding protein translocase subunit SecD, encoding MDWIRLFVIVVVLALGVVIIRPTYEWYFVVPKEDKELLSLPMEEVSKLSPELKKKYNEIKKLRNSTVLNMGLDLRGGIYITLEPDPVDMTNFLLDRFEGDMEKVVSEYEKELESQVSISLEILRNRLDQFGVADPVIRRESGYRISVELPGISSIAQAREAISKAGKLEFKFVDDEYMNSIDRKYLNNEGLISDLTLFLKDNVVPSDDEIYGYYETDEFGVPVLKGFIILKKEVVLDGSYISDARVGQDQFGRPVVDFSLTLEGADIFAEITRNNVGRRLAIVLDGRVRSAPVIQTEILGGRGQITGVFTLEEVNSLVSVLKSGALSVKLKEIEIRAIGPSLGADSISLGTRAALIGILLVFAFAIFYYKTFGFITTISLILNLFLTLAGLALFRATLTLPGIAGLALTIGMAIDANVLQFERIKEEIRNGKDLVTAMKVGFDKAFVTIIDTHVTVIISSFILSTYGYGPIKGFGTTLLVGIIVSLFTSIFVVRFLADFVVQKLRLRFLPALV
- the metF gene encoding methylenetetrahydrofolate reductase [NAD(P)H], producing the protein MKIKNVLLSCEYSISLEFFPPKEEKAFEEFTKGFTFYQRLNPNFVSVTYGAGGSTREKTFSLVKFIKEKYDIPVMPHLTSLTHSPEEIENLLQAYAEIGVENILALRGDIPKDVGDFDISKAYFKNALGFVRFIKERFGSTFSIGVSAYPEGYPEYRDVEKEVEYLKRKFDEGGDFAITQMFFDNSYFYKFVNICRKKGITNEVIPGIMPITNFKQIFSFATSVGARIPDDLTNKFNSVLSSPEDMEKLGIEVAVSQIMDLFDNGFKKIHLFTLNRRSVIEDIVRVVRARVMLQS